Proteins encoded by one window of Gemmatimonas sp. UBA7669:
- a CDS encoding DUF983 domain-containing protein — MTPATLAASSATASSAVSLQTPGVTRLLARALRLSCPHCGGRGIFQSFFALRATCPSCGLRLERGESDYFVGAYLFNLIAVELILFFCVCGFVWFTWPNPPWDAITYITGFLMLAGCLLCYPFAKTTWLAVDLAIRPLTAEELAWHREGGEMGERELPHL; from the coding sequence ATGACCCCGGCAACTCTGGCCGCGTCGTCCGCCACCGCTTCTTCCGCCGTGTCTCTGCAGACACCCGGTGTCACGCGCCTGCTGGCGCGGGCGCTGCGCCTGTCCTGCCCGCACTGCGGCGGCCGCGGCATCTTCCAGTCCTTCTTCGCGCTGCGTGCCACCTGCCCAAGCTGCGGACTCCGTCTCGAGCGCGGCGAAAGCGACTACTTCGTGGGCGCCTACCTGTTCAATCTCATCGCCGTCGAACTGATTCTGTTCTTCTGCGTGTGCGGCTTTGTGTGGTTCACCTGGCCCAATCCGCCCTGGGACGCCATCACCTACATCACCGGCTTTCTCATGCTGGCCGGCTGTCTGCTGTGCTATCCCTTTGCCAAGACCACCTGGCTCGCGGTGGATCTGGCCATTCGCCCACTGACTGCCGAGGAGCTGGCCTGGCACCGCGAAGGGGGCGAAATGGGAGAGCGGGAGCTGCCGCATCTCTGA
- a CDS encoding DUF1028 domain-containing protein, whose translation MPHTSILRAGAAWALALALVCSASGAQAQRPINTPTAATATPLPWPPVATFSILGYDPETGEVGGAVQSRVFSVGNGVLWAEAGVGVVATQAIVDVSYGPQALALLKSGMAPDAVVKTVWERDPDPRPENWTKQGRQFAVMDAQGRVAAFTGPKASTWAGDKQGVYCSAQGNILAGPAVVADMVKAFESTTGHLSLRLLAALEAGQRAGGDTRGMQSAAMLIVKKNGGVWLNNDVVLRLQVDDNPEPIAELRRLVEKAATMRRPVRR comes from the coding sequence ATGCCACACACTTCCATTCTTCGCGCTGGTGCCGCATGGGCCCTGGCTCTCGCCTTGGTGTGCAGCGCGTCCGGTGCCCAGGCTCAACGCCCGATCAACACGCCCACTGCGGCTACGGCCACGCCGCTGCCCTGGCCGCCGGTGGCCACCTTCTCCATCCTCGGCTATGACCCGGAAACCGGCGAGGTGGGTGGCGCGGTGCAGTCGCGCGTGTTCTCGGTAGGCAACGGCGTGCTCTGGGCCGAGGCCGGTGTGGGCGTGGTGGCCACCCAGGCCATTGTGGACGTGAGCTACGGCCCTCAGGCGCTCGCGTTGCTCAAGAGCGGCATGGCACCCGACGCCGTGGTGAAGACCGTGTGGGAGCGCGATCCCGATCCGCGGCCGGAGAACTGGACCAAACAGGGGCGGCAGTTTGCCGTCATGGACGCCCAGGGGCGCGTGGCGGCGTTCACGGGGCCCAAGGCCTCCACCTGGGCCGGCGACAAGCAGGGCGTCTATTGCAGCGCTCAGGGCAACATTCTTGCCGGCCCGGCGGTGGTGGCGGACATGGTGAAGGCCTTCGAGAGCACCACGGGGCATTTGTCACTGCGCCTCCTGGCCGCGCTCGAGGCCGGTCAACGCGCAGGCGGCGATACACGCGGCATGCAGAGTGCGGCCATGCTCATCGTGAAGAAGAACGGTGGCGTGTGGCTCAACAACGACGTCGTGCTGCGCCTGCAGGTGGACGACAATCCGGAGCCGATTGCCGAGCTGCGGCGACTGGTGGAGAAGGCGGCGACGATGCGGCGGCCGGTGAGGCGGTAG
- a CDS encoding M14 family zinc carboxypeptidase — MSLATTFAALALPALLSAQPTQAIDQEYTAKIKEFLQDPRITTELVDHLPASSTVPTPLKFHGRIVGTPGELTYARDIHRYFEALAKAAPTRAKYWTIGKTEEGRDMVVLAIGDEQAIANLDKYKGDLAALTDPRKTSEAEAQRLIQTTKPIYWLTSGMHSPETGGPEVLQELAYRLIVSESPYIQAIRNNIITFITPVIEVDGREKQVDTYYYNKKLPAGAPRLPLMYWGKYVAHDNNRDGMGQFLALTRHVNDFFLQWKPQVMHDLHESVTYLYSSTGTGPYNDAIDPITVTEWWTMAQEDVRELTKRGVPGVWTYGFYDGWTPNYMFFVAHTKNAIGRFYEVQSYGPDNYEVRPPATTTSREWFRPNPPLPYIKWGPRNNANIQQSGVLVSLKHFADNRRSYLENYWIKNKRAVEKGTTGAGPYAWVIPSTQKRKADAADAVNELRKQGLEVHVANTAFSVGGVNVKAGDWIVRGDQPYRTLADMYFGIQRYSPQNPRPYDDTGWTFQYMRNVAILPVGDRSVLTQPMTMVNDKVKAAGGVEGTGPVLIVAHTSDNNLMKFRTQFATTKMHAAEADFEAGGRQFKAGAFIIPAGDRAKLSAALTELGLSAQAVATMPSVKMHELDLPRIGYAHAWQRTQDEGWVRAALDTYGVPYRYFGDIELKKGNLRAKYDVIIYPHVGGSAQSHIAGIIKNGDTPLPYRKTASTPNLGAIDAADDIRGGLGIEGLTELYKFVQAGGTLIVEGSTSTIFPAYNLTSGITLESPRDLFARGSVMRGVVTDKTSPLAYGFDAQVPVYFNQDPVINVGGSAGLFAGGGSGAGAAALQQNVTPNANPVQVSAWSWGMGDTTGTPTPRPSGAGLAAAAARGGAGGAGGFGGGAAFGGATSIDGTRPRVILQFPANPNDMLLSGTLAGGEALSNRAQLVDAPLGKGHVVMFAIRPFWRWQTQGTYFLGFNAILNWNDLDAGK, encoded by the coding sequence ATGTCTCTGGCCACGACCTTCGCTGCCCTGGCACTGCCTGCGCTGCTCAGCGCCCAGCCCACCCAGGCCATCGATCAGGAGTACACGGCCAAGATCAAGGAATTCCTGCAGGACCCGCGCATCACCACCGAACTGGTGGATCATCTGCCGGCGTCCAGCACGGTACCCACGCCGCTCAAGTTCCACGGCCGCATTGTCGGCACGCCGGGTGAGCTCACCTACGCCAGAGACATTCACCGCTACTTCGAGGCGCTGGCCAAGGCCGCGCCCACGCGCGCCAAGTACTGGACCATTGGCAAGACTGAAGAAGGCCGCGACATGGTGGTGCTGGCCATCGGTGACGAGCAGGCCATCGCCAATCTCGACAAGTACAAGGGCGATCTCGCCGCGCTCACCGACCCGCGCAAGACGAGTGAGGCCGAGGCGCAGCGGCTCATCCAGACCACGAAGCCCATCTACTGGCTGACGAGTGGCATGCACTCGCCGGAAACGGGCGGTCCGGAAGTGCTGCAAGAGCTGGCGTATCGGCTCATCGTGTCGGAGTCGCCGTACATCCAGGCCATCCGCAACAACATCATCACCTTCATCACGCCGGTCATCGAAGTGGACGGACGTGAGAAGCAGGTGGACACCTACTACTACAACAAGAAGCTGCCCGCCGGCGCGCCGCGTCTGCCGCTGATGTACTGGGGCAAGTATGTGGCCCACGACAACAACCGCGATGGCATGGGGCAGTTCCTCGCGCTCACGCGGCACGTGAACGACTTCTTCCTGCAGTGGAAGCCGCAGGTCATGCACGACCTGCACGAGTCGGTCACCTATCTCTACAGCAGCACGGGCACGGGCCCGTACAACGACGCCATCGATCCCATCACGGTGACCGAGTGGTGGACCATGGCCCAGGAAGACGTGCGCGAACTCACCAAGCGCGGCGTGCCGGGGGTGTGGACCTACGGCTTCTACGACGGCTGGACGCCCAACTACATGTTCTTCGTGGCGCACACGAAGAACGCCATCGGTCGTTTCTACGAAGTGCAGAGCTACGGACCGGACAACTACGAGGTGCGGCCGCCGGCCACCACCACGAGCCGCGAGTGGTTCCGCCCCAATCCGCCGCTGCCGTACATCAAGTGGGGCCCGCGCAACAACGCCAACATCCAGCAGTCGGGTGTGCTGGTCTCACTCAAGCACTTCGCCGACAATCGGCGCAGCTACCTCGAGAACTACTGGATCAAGAACAAGCGCGCCGTGGAGAAGGGCACCACGGGCGCTGGTCCCTACGCCTGGGTCATTCCGTCCACGCAGAAGCGCAAGGCCGACGCCGCCGACGCGGTGAATGAACTGCGCAAGCAGGGACTCGAAGTGCACGTGGCCAACACGGCGTTCTCGGTGGGTGGCGTGAACGTCAAGGCCGGGGACTGGATCGTGCGCGGCGATCAGCCGTATCGCACACTGGCCGACATGTACTTCGGCATTCAGCGCTACTCGCCGCAGAACCCGCGGCCCTACGACGACACCGGCTGGACGTTCCAGTACATGCGCAACGTGGCTATCCTGCCGGTGGGCGACCGCAGCGTGCTCACGCAGCCCATGACGATGGTGAACGACAAGGTGAAGGCCGCCGGCGGTGTGGAAGGCACGGGCCCGGTGCTCATCGTGGCGCACACCAGCGACAACAATCTCATGAAGTTCCGCACGCAGTTCGCGACCACCAAGATGCACGCGGCGGAAGCGGACTTTGAGGCGGGTGGCCGGCAGTTCAAGGCGGGCGCGTTCATCATTCCCGCCGGCGACCGCGCCAAGCTCTCCGCGGCGCTCACGGAACTCGGACTCAGCGCGCAGGCCGTGGCCACCATGCCGTCGGTCAAGATGCACGAGCTGGACCTGCCGCGCATCGGTTACGCCCACGCCTGGCAGCGCACACAGGACGAAGGCTGGGTGCGCGCGGCGCTCGACACCTACGGCGTGCCGTACAGATACTTCGGCGACATCGAGCTCAAGAAGGGCAACCTGCGCGCGAAGTACGATGTCATCATCTATCCGCACGTTGGCGGCAGCGCGCAGTCGCACATCGCCGGCATCATCAAGAACGGCGACACACCGCTGCCGTACCGAAAGACGGCATCCACGCCCAACCTGGGCGCCATCGACGCCGCCGATGACATTCGCGGCGGCCTCGGCATCGAGGGTCTCACGGAGCTGTACAAGTTCGTACAGGCCGGCGGCACGCTCATTGTGGAAGGCAGCACGTCCACCATCTTCCCGGCCTACAACCTCACCAGCGGCATCACGCTCGAGTCGCCGCGTGATCTGTTTGCACGTGGCTCGGTGATGCGCGGTGTCGTGACCGACAAGACCAGCCCGCTGGCCTACGGCTTTGACGCGCAGGTGCCGGTGTACTTCAATCAGGATCCGGTCATCAACGTGGGCGGCTCCGCAGGCCTCTTTGCCGGCGGTGGCAGCGGAGCGGGCGCGGCGGCGCTTCAGCAGAACGTCACACCGAACGCCAACCCGGTGCAGGTATCGGCCTGGAGCTGGGGGATGGGCGACACCACGGGCACGCCAACACCACGCCCCAGCGGCGCGGGTCTGGCTGCGGCCGCCGCGCGCGGTGGAGCAGGCGGTGCCGGTGGCTTTGGTGGTGGAGCGGCGTTTGGTGGTGCCACGAGCATTGACGGCACGCGGCCGCGCGTGATTCTGCAGTTCCCGGCCAACCCGAATGACATGCTGCTCTCCGGCACGCTGGCCGGCGGTGAGGCGCTGAGCAACCGCGCGCAGCTGGTGGACGCGCCGCTCGGCAAGGGTCACGTGGTGATGTTCGCCATTCGTCCGTTCTGGCGCTGGCAGACGCAGGGGACGTACTTCCTCGGCTTCAACGCGATCCTGAACTGGAACGATCTGGACGCGGGGAAGTGA
- a CDS encoding serine/threonine-protein kinase yields MAFCAKDGTSLVPAGEANLIGKMVGGRYKVLKQLGEGGMGQVYLAEHVRMKRKSAIKIMRPALVHEPEALQRFTREAENASKISHPNVAGIFDFGETDEGLVYLAMEFIDGESLSATLKREVAMHPVVAADIIAQASDALQAAHDLGILHRDIKPDNVMVSQRNDGTFVVKLVDFGIARTMDRGAQQVTRTGFAVGTPEFMSPEQLSGDVLDARSDQYSLALVAFITLTGHDAFANSNSKESLIARLTSRPRRLDEVRSDLEWPESIQEVFDKALAPDPADRFPTVAEFGMTLANAVSEMTPTQTAEMYRHALGQRMSSVGARTPIDNNSIRTPAAAVATQKTKAAKAAAPRRKDPASLGRRRSVFPYIVMLGAMTYGVWWYGSQKPAGPAREAADTIGAYASSFKSWAGGLIGKSDTAVVADTTTAAEKPAAAPTPRRNRRRADSTTVTKPVDTATAAAAPADSSTVKRDSTVPPA; encoded by the coding sequence GTGGCTTTCTGCGCGAAGGACGGCACCTCATTGGTGCCGGCCGGTGAGGCCAATCTCATCGGCAAGATGGTCGGCGGCCGCTACAAGGTGCTCAAGCAGCTTGGCGAAGGCGGCATGGGCCAGGTGTATCTGGCCGAGCATGTGCGCATGAAGCGCAAGAGTGCCATCAAGATCATGCGCCCCGCCTTGGTGCACGAGCCCGAGGCGTTGCAGCGCTTCACGCGTGAAGCTGAAAACGCCAGCAAGATCTCGCATCCCAACGTGGCGGGCATCTTCGACTTCGGTGAAACCGACGAGGGGCTGGTGTACCTCGCCATGGAGTTCATCGACGGCGAGTCCCTGTCGGCCACACTCAAGCGTGAAGTGGCCATGCATCCGGTGGTGGCCGCGGACATCATCGCGCAGGCTTCCGACGCGTTGCAGGCGGCGCACGACCTCGGCATCCTGCACCGTGACATCAAGCCCGACAACGTGATGGTGTCGCAGCGCAACGACGGCACGTTTGTCGTCAAGCTGGTGGACTTCGGCATTGCGCGCACCATGGATCGTGGCGCGCAGCAGGTCACGCGCACCGGCTTTGCCGTGGGTACGCCGGAGTTCATGTCACCCGAGCAGCTGTCGGGTGATGTGCTCGACGCGCGCTCCGATCAGTACTCGCTGGCACTCGTGGCGTTCATCACGCTCACCGGTCACGATGCGTTTGCCAACTCGAACAGCAAGGAATCGCTGATCGCGCGCCTCACCAGCCGTCCGCGGCGTCTCGACGAAGTGCGCAGTGATCTCGAGTGGCCCGAGTCCATTCAGGAAGTCTTCGACAAGGCGCTCGCACCCGACCCTGCCGACCGTTTCCCCACGGTGGCGGAGTTTGGCATGACGCTGGCCAACGCGGTGTCCGAAATGACACCGACGCAGACCGCCGAGATGTACCGGCACGCGCTGGGGCAGCGCATGTCCAGCGTGGGCGCGCGCACACCCATCGACAACAACAGCATCCGAACGCCCGCGGCGGCGGTGGCCACGCAGAAGACCAAGGCAGCCAAGGCCGCCGCGCCGCGCCGCAAGGATCCCGCCTCATTGGGACGACGGCGCTCGGTCTTCCCCTACATCGTCATGCTCGGCGCGATGACCTACGGGGTGTGGTGGTACGGCTCGCAGAAACCAGCGGGCCCCGCGCGCGAGGCAGCCGACACCATCGGCGCCTACGCCTCGTCCTTCAAGAGCTGGGCGGGCGGCCTCATTGGCAAGAGCGATACGGCGGTGGTGGCCGACACCACGACGGCCGCCGAGAAGCCGGCGGCGGCCCCGACGCCCCGTCGCAACCGGCGGCGCGCGGACTCGACGACTGTGACCAAGCCGGTGGATACGGCGACCGCAGCCGCGGCGCCGGCCGACTCGAGCACGGTGAAGCGGGACAGCACGGTTCCGCCCGCGTAG
- a CDS encoding alpha/beta fold hydrolase: MPITSAFPGLGPLRRVGTLGLGLVWTIGSMAIPLGAQGAAPSVASRPTWNTAGTQGDAVWKEVAFANGERLAELRLHYTTLGTPRRDAAGVVRNAVLILHGTGGSGRSFMSAGYAGELFGPGQLLDSSRYYIILPDGIGHGGSSKPSDGLRARFPHYGYTDMVTAQHRLLTEHLGVNHLRLIMGTSMGCMQAWMWGVRWPEFMDGLAPLACVPTQIAGRNRMIRTMAMDAIRLDPGYQNGNYQSQPLGLRSALGLLYMMGSAPLLQQEQAPTRDQADSVIRAYLDSRMRNTDANDFLYQFDASRDYDPSKDLQRVSAPALFINSADDQVNPPELGLAERYAAMMPKTRFVLLPITRETRGHGTHSQPRIWGGLLREFLSTLPER, encoded by the coding sequence ATGCCCATTACATCAGCATTCCCGGGACTGGGACCGCTGCGTCGCGTCGGGACTCTTGGCCTCGGGCTGGTCTGGACGATCGGCTCGATGGCCATTCCACTCGGTGCACAAGGCGCGGCACCATCCGTCGCGTCCCGCCCCACTTGGAATACCGCCGGTACCCAGGGGGACGCCGTCTGGAAGGAGGTGGCCTTCGCCAATGGCGAGCGTCTGGCTGAGCTGCGTCTGCACTACACCACACTGGGCACGCCGCGGCGCGACGCGGCCGGGGTGGTCCGCAATGCCGTGCTCATTCTGCACGGCACGGGCGGAAGTGGACGCAGCTTCATGTCAGCTGGGTACGCCGGCGAGTTGTTTGGTCCCGGTCAACTGCTCGACAGCAGCCGCTACTACATCATTCTGCCCGACGGCATCGGGCACGGCGGCTCCAGCAAGCCCAGTGACGGGCTGCGCGCGCGTTTCCCGCACTATGGCTACACGGACATGGTGACGGCCCAGCATCGCCTGCTCACCGAGCATCTCGGCGTCAACCACCTGCGGCTCATCATGGGCACGAGCATGGGCTGCATGCAGGCCTGGATGTGGGGCGTACGTTGGCCCGAGTTCATGGACGGCCTCGCGCCGCTGGCCTGTGTGCCCACGCAGATCGCCGGCCGCAATCGCATGATCCGCACCATGGCCATGGACGCCATCCGGCTGGATCCGGGGTACCAGAACGGCAACTACCAGAGTCAGCCTCTGGGCCTGCGTTCGGCGCTCGGTCTCCTGTACATGATGGGCAGCGCACCGCTGCTGCAGCAGGAGCAGGCGCCCACACGCGATCAGGCGGATTCGGTCATCCGCGCGTATCTCGACAGCCGCATGCGAAATACCGACGCGAACGACTTTCTCTATCAGTTCGACGCGTCGCGGGACTACGATCCGTCGAAGGACCTGCAGCGTGTGTCGGCGCCGGCCCTGTTCATCAACTCGGCCGACGACCAGGTGAACCCGCCGGAACTCGGGCTGGCGGAACGCTATGCGGCGATGATGCCGAAGACCCGATTCGTGCTCTTGCCCATCACGAGGGAAACCCGGGGCCATGGCACGCACTCGCAGCCGCGCATCTGGGGTGGCCTGCTGCGGGAGTTTCTCTCGACCCTTCCCGAACGCTGA